A region of Chlamydiales bacterium STE3 DNA encodes the following proteins:
- a CDS encoding hypothetical protein (Product derived from UniProtKB/Trembl:Q6MDB9) — protein sequence MSKKSLVLRWEVAGQEAGQKLLVFLKSKMEASSNKELKKKIEANLCHVNDKTERFASALLRKGDRVTFFNEPLAKLPLLTFELKRVLFEDDHLLIYNKPVGFVCDKRSVDQLRKGLHLVHRLDKETTGVLIFAKDKANADLMQEQFHQRIIRKSYLALVDKPFKQNNGLIENYLGKISSYQGNSIYGAVTKDKGHLALTKWQAKVRGKKATLVLAQPVTGRTHQIRVHLAGLGHPILGDYTYGKNFFCNYRPPRILLHAYQVQFSHPVTNEKLAVIAPIPVDFAEAKKILIP from the coding sequence ATGTCAAAAAAATCCTTAGTTTTACGTTGGGAAGTCGCAGGCCAAGAAGCGGGACAGAAGCTTTTGGTTTTCCTAAAAAGTAAGATGGAGGCCTCTTCAAATAAAGAGCTTAAAAAAAAAATTGAAGCTAACTTGTGCCATGTTAATGACAAGACAGAGCGTTTTGCCTCTGCTCTCTTGCGCAAAGGTGATCGGGTTACTTTTTTCAATGAACCTTTAGCAAAATTGCCCCTTCTCACTTTCGAGCTTAAAAGAGTACTTTTTGAAGATGATCACCTGCTCATTTACAATAAACCTGTTGGGTTTGTATGTGATAAAAGGAGTGTGGATCAGCTACGCAAAGGGTTGCATCTAGTCCATCGTTTAGATAAAGAGACAACGGGTGTCTTAATCTTTGCCAAGGACAAAGCAAATGCAGATTTAATGCAGGAGCAATTTCATCAACGCATCATTCGCAAAAGCTATTTGGCATTAGTGGATAAGCCTTTTAAGCAAAACAATGGTCTCATTGAAAATTATCTCGGAAAAATTAGCAGTTACCAGGGGAATTCTATTTATGGGGCTGTTACTAAGGATAAAGGCCACTTAGCATTGACGAAATGGCAAGCCAAGGTAAGAGGGAAAAAGGCAACTTTAGTTCTTGCTCAGCCAGTTACCGGTCGCACACATCAGATTCGAGTCCATTTGGCAGGACTTGGCCACCCTATTTTAGGGGATTATACTTACGGGAAAAACTTTTTTTGTAATTATAGACCTCCGAGAATTCTACTACATGCCTATCAAGTGCAGTTCTCTCATCCTGTAACGAACGAAAAATTGGCAGTTATCGCTCCCATCCCAGTAGACTTTGCAGAAGCCAAGAAAATATTGATACCATGA
- a CDS encoding putative lipopolysaccharide heptosyltransferase I (Product derived from UniProtKB/Trembl:D6YVW9;Gene name derived from UniProtKB/Trembl:D6YVW9;EC number derived from UniProtKB/Trembl:D6YVW9) — MKILIIKTSSLGDIVHAFTALASLRKTYPEAQIDWVVEQPFAELLSTHPYVDHVIPIHTKLWRKKFFSISTYSEIKNLLQHVRQPYDLLFDLQGNSKSGFVTGLVNAKTKVGFGLKTVWEYPNLFFTNVKFNPPKTGNVREESLYLVEQYCKSAHQVDDRVLLKLSLNEREWLDQFLQTLPKGTQRVFVAAGSNWKNKQLNPQTLANFLELIQLEKNSFFLLGHGNEEEKKLSWEISRRLPNCILLEKLSLPLLQNLMAEMNLVIAMDSLPLHLAATAGVSTFGVFGPSSAEKFAPFGNQHTTVQGPCPYGKNFSRRCPILRSCPTGACIKNLTAETLFAAYQKQFS; from the coding sequence ATGAAGATTTTGATTATTAAAACCTCTTCATTAGGTGATATTGTTCATGCTTTTACTGCCCTTGCTTCTCTTAGAAAAACCTATCCTGAAGCGCAAATTGATTGGGTTGTCGAACAACCTTTTGCGGAGCTGTTATCGACACATCCTTATGTTGATCACGTGATTCCCATCCACACGAAGCTTTGGAGAAAAAAGTTTTTTTCCATTTCTACTTACTCAGAAATCAAAAATTTACTCCAACATGTACGCCAACCCTACGATCTTTTGTTTGATCTCCAAGGAAATTCTAAGTCAGGATTTGTGACGGGCTTGGTGAATGCCAAAACAAAGGTTGGATTCGGTTTAAAGACAGTTTGGGAATACCCGAATCTTTTCTTCACAAATGTAAAATTTAACCCTCCAAAAACTGGAAATGTGCGAGAGGAGAGTCTCTATTTAGTAGAGCAATACTGCAAAAGTGCCCATCAGGTGGATGACCGCGTGTTGCTAAAATTGAGTTTAAATGAAAGAGAATGGCTTGATCAATTTTTACAAACTTTACCCAAGGGTACACAACGAGTTTTCGTTGCTGCTGGCAGTAATTGGAAAAATAAACAGCTTAATCCACAGACTTTAGCTAACTTTCTAGAGCTCATACAGTTAGAAAAAAACTCTTTTTTTCTTCTTGGCCATGGCAATGAAGAGGAAAAAAAACTTTCATGGGAAATTTCAAGACGTCTACCAAACTGCATATTGCTAGAAAAGCTCTCCTTGCCATTATTGCAAAATCTAATGGCCGAGATGAACCTTGTTATTGCCATGGATTCTTTGCCTCTTCACTTAGCTGCTACGGCAGGCGTTTCCACATTTGGTGTCTTCGGGCCTTCTTCAGCGGAAAAGTTTGCTCCTTTTGGTAATCAACACACAACGGTGCAGGGACCTTGCCCTTACGGGAAAAACTTTTCTCGCCGATGTCCCATCCTTAGGAGCTGCCCAACAGGAGCTTGCATAAAAAATTTGACAGCAGAAACACTTTTTGCTGCCTATCAAAAGCAATTTTCTTAA
- a CDS encoding Uncharacterized protein (Product derived from UniProtKB/Trembl:F8L0H9): protein MGSSFGVYQQRLNLQNATFSRVEHEEAMVAVVYKITAANGTEQILKISSRESDYFREVFFLKHFAGKLPVPEIVELVPPETGVDGAILMECLPGTLLKKADLNSKLSFEIGSHLACIHLNRLNGYGDIIGNLNTDPRLYFSLKFEEGLEECSPHFTKSYIEQCRHFFTAHLDILTSVDGPCVVHRDFRPGNLMVHHGQLQGIIDWAGARASFAEEDFCSWECEEWINLQNRAAFLAGYATIRPIPDYKCIMPFLRFNKAVAIVGFTVKCGTWNNRHSKIYQLNRNYLDVFCKRFR, encoded by the coding sequence ATGGGCTCATCTTTTGGTGTGTATCAACAGCGTTTAAATCTGCAAAATGCCACATTTTCACGGGTTGAACATGAAGAGGCGATGGTTGCGGTCGTCTATAAAATCACTGCAGCTAATGGGACAGAGCAGATTTTAAAAATAAGCAGTCGGGAAAGTGACTACTTTCGTGAGGTTTTCTTTCTAAAACATTTTGCTGGCAAGCTGCCAGTTCCAGAAATTGTAGAACTAGTACCGCCAGAAACTGGCGTGGATGGCGCAATTTTGATGGAATGCTTACCTGGAACTTTACTTAAAAAAGCAGATCTTAACAGCAAGCTCTCTTTTGAAATTGGCTCACACCTTGCGTGCATTCATCTCAATCGATTAAATGGCTACGGGGATATTATTGGAAATCTGAATACTGATCCTCGTCTTTATTTTTCTCTAAAATTTGAAGAGGGGCTTGAAGAGTGCTCCCCCCATTTTACTAAGTCTTATATTGAACAATGTCGCCACTTTTTCACAGCGCATCTTGACATCTTAACTTCAGTAGATGGTCCTTGCGTTGTACACCGCGATTTTCGACCCGGAAACCTGATGGTTCATCATGGCCAACTACAGGGTATTATAGATTGGGCAGGAGCGCGTGCCAGCTTTGCTGAAGAAGATTTTTGTTCCTGGGAATGCGAAGAATGGATAAACCTTCAAAATAGAGCAGCATTCTTGGCGGGGTACGCAACTATTCGACCCATTCCTGATTATAAGTGCATTATGCCGTTTTTAAGATTTAATAAAGCAGTTGCTATTGTTGGCTTTACGGTTAAATGTGGGACATGGAATAATCGCCACTCTAAAATATACCAATTAAATCGCAACTACCTTGATGTTTTTTGCAAAAGATTTAGATAG
- a CDS encoding Uncharacterized protein (Product derived from UniProtKB/Trembl:F8KZ91) — MLKMSNENYETESEKVFSSPLKIKKQKTEAFFERLWLLDRAQFNPKRHCMECLRVERTLQLIRDYQSMASKKVADLGCGYGIFAKALRDQGAKVDALDIASNALQHVKNEEHIKPIQDFVPYTHLEDGAYDLVLSTELIAYLPQEEYRLFFSELSRLVNKDGFVVCSTPLDIYSIDALDRFAALAETEFTIEKWVFSHHYLWIKLYRLIQAPHRFVKASKDKRYREEELSKKKGFAKWWFNVNSLVVSGFLWAPIKWLLHPFSILIEKNQHLLLCLEKFSRFVWQEQAISHALFIGKRKPLFETPPEERLPMERGTKKMIWE, encoded by the coding sequence ATGTTGAAGATGAGTAATGAAAATTATGAAACAGAGTCAGAGAAGGTTTTTTCCTCCCCATTAAAAATAAAAAAACAAAAGACTGAAGCTTTTTTTGAGCGTTTATGGCTTCTTGATAGAGCACAATTTAATCCTAAACGCCACTGCATGGAGTGCTTACGCGTTGAGCGCACGCTACAGCTCATTCGTGATTATCAATCAATGGCATCAAAAAAGGTAGCGGACTTAGGGTGTGGCTACGGAATTTTTGCTAAAGCACTCCGCGACCAAGGAGCAAAGGTTGACGCATTAGATATTGCAAGTAATGCACTTCAGCATGTGAAGAACGAAGAGCATATCAAACCCATTCAAGATTTTGTTCCCTATACCCATTTGGAAGATGGCGCTTACGATCTCGTGCTATCAACAGAGTTAATTGCTTATCTGCCTCAAGAGGAATACCGGTTATTTTTTTCGGAACTCTCTCGTCTTGTTAACAAAGACGGTTTTGTCGTTTGTTCTACTCCACTAGATATCTATTCTATAGATGCCCTAGACCGTTTCGCTGCTCTCGCCGAAACGGAATTTACCATTGAAAAATGGGTATTTAGCCATCACTATCTTTGGATTAAACTCTACCGTTTAATTCAAGCACCTCATCGATTTGTAAAAGCATCAAAAGATAAACGCTATAGGGAAGAAGAATTATCTAAAAAAAAAGGATTCGCCAAATGGTGGTTCAACGTCAATAGCTTGGTAGTTTCAGGTTTTCTATGGGCTCCTATAAAATGGCTCCTTCATCCTTTTTCAATCCTTATTGAGAAGAACCAACATCTGCTTCTGTGTTTAGAAAAGTTTTCCCGCTTTGTTTGGCAAGAGCAAGCGATTAGCCATGCGCTATTTATTGGCAAGAGAAAACCACTTTTTGAAACCCCTCCTGAAGAGAGACTTCCTATGGAGCGGGGAACAAAAAAGATGATCTGGGAATAA
- a CDS encoding Asparagine synthetase (Product derived from UniProtKB/Trembl:D6YVY5;Gene name derived from UniProtKB/Trembl:D6YVY5;EC number derived from UniProtKB/Trembl:D6YVY5) produces the protein MTSLAGIVYPDMLQVADNLDPMIDIMKHHPSDTVAQYNYKNFQFGCLNTLFFSNPKKTVFLCLDGKITNTKRLAKEFDLSAPNLTQEEILIAGYEKKGIDFLKMIDGEFAIVLIDQEKNTFYLVRDRIGKKPLYWYQDRQYFLFSSELKSLLASNIVPQTVAAETLSAYLFFGYTPQDLTPIKEVNKLLPAHFLRYSQGHGQTILPYWSYSSFYETISTQSKQQIAEQVHLLLQDSVDKCLQSTSSNGCFLSGGLGSATVAYYVSQSSKIKHDSPLAAFNVGFQGQNEEDILAAQTIAKDLRLNLFSTKIDSQSFLKDIVRIAWFLDEPLADPNAVATWNLCQLAANQCNTVFSGMGSDELLAGHSRYSTAERDMGFVNRLFLIPKPILHKILIPTLKFLFRPAAFNLLRIARTNPWQFEYLRDNALFDEKHLLEAAPRLAGLFDPDTFLHKFHHLSRIRSMVSSFQYFDVKTRMTDCFIFQYSRLTRTHRLDWQTPFLDRHLVEYAAHLPEPEMLQEEETASYLKPLIKHVFPATFFNRPKKTRKHFLAPWMKDQKLYETMKLLKKGTLVETGFISEKWLEEQLSDPLKASLSFRHLFAILMLEIWFRLFINRPVGLAPPSIELEELLREN, from the coding sequence ATGACAAGTCTTGCGGGAATTGTTTACCCAGATATGCTTCAAGTCGCTGACAATTTAGATCCTATGATCGACATTATGAAGCATCATCCAAGTGACACTGTTGCACAATACAACTATAAAAACTTTCAATTCGGTTGTTTAAACACTCTATTCTTTTCAAATCCTAAAAAAACAGTGTTTTTATGTCTTGATGGAAAAATCACCAATACAAAGAGACTTGCTAAAGAATTCGATCTCTCAGCCCCCAATCTAACGCAAGAAGAGATTTTGATTGCGGGCTATGAAAAAAAAGGGATCGACTTTTTGAAAATGATTGATGGCGAATTTGCTATCGTGCTCATTGACCAAGAAAAAAATACATTCTATCTTGTCCGCGATCGCATCGGGAAAAAACCTCTTTACTGGTACCAAGACAGACAATACTTTCTTTTCTCAAGTGAATTAAAGTCGCTGCTTGCTTCAAATATTGTACCACAAACAGTCGCTGCCGAAACCCTATCTGCCTATCTATTTTTTGGATACACTCCCCAAGATCTCACCCCCATCAAAGAAGTCAATAAATTACTTCCTGCCCATTTTTTACGCTACTCTCAAGGGCATGGACAAACTATTTTGCCCTACTGGTCTTATAGCTCTTTTTATGAAACAATTTCGACACAAAGCAAACAACAAATTGCAGAACAAGTTCATCTATTGCTTCAAGATTCAGTGGATAAATGTCTTCAAAGCACTTCTTCAAATGGCTGTTTTCTATCCGGAGGGCTCGGCTCCGCAACCGTGGCTTACTACGTTTCTCAAAGTTCCAAAATTAAACACGACTCTCCGCTAGCTGCTTTTAATGTCGGCTTTCAAGGACAAAATGAAGAAGACATTTTAGCCGCTCAAACTATCGCAAAAGATCTACGTTTAAATCTTTTCAGTACAAAAATTGACAGCCAAAGCTTTTTAAAAGATATTGTACGTATTGCTTGGTTTCTCGATGAGCCCTTAGCAGATCCCAATGCAGTGGCAACGTGGAATTTATGCCAACTTGCTGCCAATCAATGCAACACGGTTTTTTCTGGAATGGGTAGCGACGAGTTACTTGCCGGCCACAGTCGTTATAGCACCGCTGAACGCGATATGGGCTTTGTCAATCGCTTATTTCTCATCCCTAAGCCCATTCTTCACAAAATCCTTATTCCTACATTAAAATTCTTGTTTCGACCAGCTGCATTCAACCTATTAAGGATTGCACGTACAAACCCATGGCAATTTGAGTACCTAAGAGATAACGCCTTGTTTGATGAAAAACACCTTCTAGAAGCTGCACCTCGTTTAGCTGGACTTTTTGATCCTGACACGTTTTTACATAAATTCCATCATCTGAGTCGTATTCGGTCTATGGTCTCTTCTTTTCAATATTTTGATGTAAAGACACGAATGACAGATTGCTTTATTTTTCAGTACAGTCGTTTAACAAGAACCCATCGGTTAGATTGGCAAACACCTTTTTTAGATCGCCATCTAGTGGAATACGCAGCTCATTTACCTGAGCCAGAAATGCTACAAGAGGAAGAAACAGCTTCCTATCTTAAGCCCCTTATCAAACATGTCTTCCCAGCTACCTTTTTTAATCGCCCAAAAAAAACGCGTAAACATTTTCTTGCTCCCTGGATGAAGGACCAAAAATTGTATGAAACAATGAAGCTCCTCAAAAAAGGAACACTTGTTGAAACAGGTTTTATTTCCGAAAAATGGCTCGAAGAACAACTTAGTGACCCATTGAAAGCAAGCCTTTCATTTCGCCACCTATTCGCCATTTTGATGCTAGAAATATGGTTTCGATTATTCATCAACCGACCCGTAGGATTAGCTCCCCCCTCTATTGAACTAGAGGAACTGTTGCGCGAAAATTGA
- a CDS encoding Uncharacterized protein (Product derived from UniProtKB/Trembl:D1R570), with product MAPEIQEKLMALANTAWVAVLFIFIAYRLNFFNQKKEGVFAKLNYQDVLGAFTIFGMVQLLVVPVFALLYLKFFYHDILLDPANLREETQAWIGIWGNLLLLSVIGWYSYLNWQKVSSFFGYEFQPRNFFLGAATWLVCMPIASTVGEMINLVLGFFRETAVDQMPVQHLKQMSAHPSLFFILAFIIIFVVPFVEELLFRGFLQTWLKQHMGLKGAILFTSAIFALFHFSWGQGLDNILFLSILFIVSCFMGFVYDRQKDLLASIGLHTAFNAVTTLSIFLGYT from the coding sequence ATGGCACCTGAAATTCAAGAAAAGCTAATGGCCTTAGCCAACACAGCATGGGTTGCCGTATTGTTTATATTTATTGCTTATAGGCTCAATTTTTTTAATCAAAAAAAAGAAGGAGTTTTTGCAAAATTAAACTACCAAGATGTTTTGGGAGCTTTTACTATTTTTGGGATGGTTCAATTACTTGTTGTGCCCGTCTTTGCGCTCCTCTACTTAAAGTTTTTTTACCATGATATATTGCTTGATCCAGCAAACTTAAGAGAAGAAACACAGGCTTGGATAGGGATTTGGGGTAATCTTTTACTGCTCTCTGTAATTGGTTGGTATAGCTATTTAAATTGGCAGAAAGTTAGCTCTTTTTTTGGGTATGAATTTCAACCCCGCAATTTTTTTCTTGGCGCTGCAACTTGGCTCGTTTGCATGCCAATTGCTTCCACAGTTGGGGAAATGATTAATTTAGTGCTCGGTTTTTTTAGAGAGACTGCTGTGGATCAAATGCCCGTACAGCACTTAAAACAAATGAGCGCGCATCCATCTCTATTTTTCATTCTAGCTTTCATCATTATTTTTGTGGTGCCATTTGTGGAAGAGCTTCTTTTTCGTGGTTTTTTGCAAACTTGGTTAAAACAGCATATGGGGTTAAAAGGGGCTATTTTGTTTACCTCAGCCATTTTTGCTCTTTTTCATTTTTCTTGGGGTCAAGGGTTAGATAATATTCTTTTCCTTTCCATTCTCTTTATCGTCTCTTGTTTTATGGGATTTGTCTATGACAGGCAAAAAGACCTTTTAGCATCTATTGGTTTACATACAGCCTTTAACGCTGTGACTACATTATCAATTTTTTTGGGCTATACGTAG